One window of the Gammaproteobacteria bacterium genome contains the following:
- the hemG gene encoding protoporphyrinogen oxidase, which yields MIAIVGGGMSGLALGRELVRRGRECVVFEAEDRPGGIVSSKRVDGLLLENGPQRARLTAPFAALVDELALGESLILAPRDLDFFIYRDGRLRRVPLSMQGLLRSDAVSWRGKLRAMLEPLTSGAREGERVAGFFSRKLGRELYEHVVGPLYGGLYGTDPGDMVVGLSLAGLLRDMGIGRSLVLSRLLRRAPRAPRICSFADGMESVPRALARALGERVRLNAPVRAIEPRLGGWSVVLDDETLPAEQVVLAVPAPVAAGLIAQIAPDTSARIGGLRYNPLAVVHLRADTHLRGIGFQVSLAEPRALRGVTFSHCLFGGGGGRPDRNGVYTAYLAHPAQPRGAPSGSMGNSAAARGRLMEARTNEALGVRAASEFERCTGYGAEPLGVARPSMPAWDTSWSALAGVRLPPGLHVTANWESRPGLTGRFARARALAASLDRDRR from the coding sequence TTGATCGCGATCGTCGGCGGGGGCATGAGCGGCCTCGCCCTGGGCCGCGAGCTGGTCCGAAGGGGGCGCGAATGCGTCGTGTTCGAGGCCGAAGACCGTCCCGGCGGAATCGTGAGCAGCAAGCGCGTGGACGGGCTGCTCCTCGAGAACGGCCCCCAGCGGGCCCGCCTCACCGCGCCGTTCGCAGCTCTGGTGGACGAGCTGGCGCTGGGCGAATCGCTCATCCTGGCGCCCCGAGACCTCGACTTCTTCATCTACCGGGACGGCAGGCTTCGCCGTGTGCCCCTTTCCATGCAGGGCCTGCTGAGGTCCGATGCCGTAAGCTGGCGCGGGAAGCTTCGCGCGATGCTCGAGCCCCTCACATCCGGAGCGCGCGAAGGCGAGCGAGTGGCCGGGTTCTTCTCCCGCAAGCTGGGGCGCGAGCTGTACGAGCACGTCGTGGGTCCACTCTATGGAGGTCTCTACGGGACCGACCCCGGGGACATGGTCGTGGGACTGTCGCTGGCCGGACTGTTGCGCGATATGGGGATCGGGCGGAGCCTGGTGCTCTCCCGCCTCCTCCGCCGCGCCCCGCGCGCGCCCCGCATCTGTTCCTTCGCCGACGGGATGGAGAGCGTGCCGCGCGCACTTGCCCGTGCCCTCGGCGAGCGGGTGCGCCTGAACGCCCCGGTCCGCGCCATCGAACCGCGACTCGGCGGCTGGTCGGTCGTGCTGGACGACGAGACGCTGCCGGCGGAGCAGGTGGTGCTCGCGGTCCCGGCGCCGGTGGCAGCCGGGCTGATCGCCCAGATCGCACCGGACACGTCCGCCCGCATCGGTGGCCTCCGCTACAATCCGCTCGCGGTCGTGCACCTGCGCGCCGACACCCACCTTCGGGGGATCGGCTTCCAGGTGTCGCTGGCGGAGCCGCGCGCGCTGCGCGGCGTGACCTTCAGCCACTGCCTGTTCGGCGGGGGAGGGGGGCGACCGGACCGCAACGGGGTGTACACCGCCTATCTTGCCCATCCGGCCCAGCCGCGTGGCGCGCCATCCGGCTCGATGGGCAACTCCGCCGCCGCGCGCGGGAGGTTGATGGAAGCCCGCACGAACGAGGCGCTGGGCGTCCGGGCCGCCTCCGAATTCGAGCGCTGCACCGGGTACGGCGCCGAGCCACTGGGAGTCGCGCGTCCGTCCATGCCCGCATGGGATACGTCGTGGTCGGCCCTCGCGGGGGTCCGGCTGCCGCCGGGGCTCCACGTCACTGCCAACTGGGAGAGCCGCCCGGGCCTGACGGGACGATTTGCGCGGGCCCGAGCGCTGGCCGCGAGCCTTGACCGGGACCGGCGGTAG
- the hemH gene encoding ferrochelatase produces MSTSAAGRARTSSDGTHGGPRAAGPGQATGGDALRIAVLLINFGEPAEPVLEEVTPFLERIFLQNADLESDRSARARAAQLAAARAPHLVEAYRAIGGSPLDTQARAQADALRETLTARGMDARIEAVFQFTPPFIRDGVASAREGRADVLVGLPVYPMCGHSTTVAALDSVRAALDELDWDVPFIGVGGWHRHPGYRALRAEHIRAFVRENALDLSDPDTILYFSAHGTPVKYILDGNRYDRYVEEHCGEIAEALGVGDRFAVGFQNHTNRRIAWTWPDNEERIETLAERRLVVDAVSFIHEQSETLDELDRELREAVEAMGKEIYRVPVPHDDPRFAGVLADLVGQALGQSSAEDPALAPCRCRPVPGTWCTNGARDLAPSPYIKPDSRAAPGSRPDHGSARPPTAHHPP; encoded by the coding sequence ATGTCCACGAGCGCGGCCGGACGGGCGCGGACTAGTTCCGATGGGACGCATGGAGGGCCCCGGGCAGCAGGCCCCGGGCAGGCAACCGGAGGTGACGCCCTGAGAATCGCGGTCCTTCTGATCAACTTCGGCGAACCGGCCGAACCGGTGCTGGAAGAGGTTACCCCCTTCCTCGAGCGCATCTTCCTTCAGAACGCCGATCTGGAAAGCGACCGCTCCGCCCGCGCCCGCGCCGCCCAGCTCGCCGCCGCCCGGGCCCCCCACCTCGTGGAAGCCTACCGCGCCATCGGCGGTTCGCCCCTGGACACGCAGGCCCGGGCCCAGGCCGATGCGCTGCGGGAAACGCTGACCGCGCGCGGCATGGATGCCCGCATCGAGGCCGTCTTCCAGTTCACGCCGCCCTTCATCCGCGACGGCGTGGCCAGCGCGCGAGAGGGGCGGGCGGATGTGCTGGTGGGACTACCGGTCTACCCCATGTGCGGTCATTCCACGACCGTCGCCGCCCTCGACTCGGTTCGCGCCGCCCTCGACGAACTGGACTGGGACGTGCCCTTCATCGGCGTCGGCGGCTGGCACCGGCATCCGGGATACCGGGCGCTCAGAGCCGAACACATCCGCGCCTTCGTGCGCGAGAACGCGCTCGACCTCTCGGATCCGGACACGATTCTCTATTTCTCCGCCCACGGGACGCCCGTGAAATACATCCTCGACGGCAACCGCTACGACCGCTACGTCGAGGAGCACTGCGGGGAGATCGCCGAAGCGCTGGGCGTCGGCGACCGGTTCGCCGTCGGCTTCCAGAACCACACCAACCGGCGCATCGCCTGGACCTGGCCGGACAACGAGGAGCGCATCGAGACGCTGGCGGAGCGGCGCCTGGTGGTGGACGCCGTCAGTTTCATCCACGAGCAGTCGGAGACCCTCGACGAACTGGACCGCGAGCTGCGTGAAGCGGTGGAGGCGATGGGCAAGGAGATCTACCGGGTGCCGGTGCCCCACGACGATCCCCGCTTCGCAGGCGTGCTCGCGGATCTCGTGGGTCAGGCGCTGGGCCAGTCCTCGGCGGAGGATCCGGCGCTGGCGCCCTGCCGCTGCCGGCCGGTACCGGGCACCTGGTGCACGAACGGCGCGCGCGACCTCGCTCCGAGCCCGTACATCAAGCCGGACTCCAGGGCCGCACCAGGCTCCCGGCCGGATCACGGCTCCGCCCGCCCGCCCACCGCCCATCACCCTCCTTGA
- the hemE gene encoding uroporphyrinogen decarboxylase has product MNGSDNATVFERAARGRPVPHTPIWIMRQAGRYLPEYRKLRRKVDFITATRTPEIAARITLQPMERFAMDASILFSDIMTPLDPMGVEVKFAPGPVLPDPVRTPEAARAVRELVPEEGVPFVLEAIRAVRAELRPEAALIGFAGAPFTLFCYLVEGGGSKDFMTARSFLRREPEASLALLHTLGRSMARYLVAQAEAGANAVMLFDSWIGMLGPDSYMRFIHPVLTRTFATVRAATDCPIIYFPNRGGPLLRSMRGLDVDVVAIDWTLPLSRADRLLGGGRALQGNLDPAELFGRPHALRRAADAVLAEAEGLAGHIFSLGHGIDRRTDPDQVARLVDHVHERGRTGAD; this is encoded by the coding sequence ATGAACGGATCCGACAACGCCACCGTCTTCGAGCGTGCCGCCCGGGGCCGGCCGGTACCCCACACGCCCATCTGGATCATGCGCCAGGCGGGGCGCTACCTGCCGGAATACCGGAAACTACGCCGCAAGGTCGACTTCATCACGGCGACACGCACTCCGGAAATCGCGGCGCGCATCACGCTGCAACCGATGGAGCGCTTCGCGATGGACGCCTCCATCCTCTTCAGCGACATCATGACGCCGCTCGATCCGATGGGCGTCGAGGTGAAGTTCGCGCCCGGTCCCGTGCTTCCCGATCCCGTGCGCACGCCTGAAGCTGCGCGCGCGGTGCGCGAACTGGTCCCGGAGGAAGGGGTTCCATTCGTCCTGGAGGCGATCCGCGCGGTCCGCGCCGAACTCCGCCCGGAGGCCGCGCTCATCGGCTTCGCCGGAGCTCCGTTCACCCTCTTCTGCTATCTGGTCGAAGGGGGCGGCTCCAAGGACTTCATGACCGCCCGCAGCTTCCTGCGCCGCGAACCGGAGGCCTCGCTGGCCCTGCTCCACACGCTCGGACGCTCGATGGCCCGCTATCTGGTGGCCCAGGCTGAGGCCGGCGCGAACGCGGTCATGCTTTTCGACTCCTGGATCGGCATGCTCGGCCCGGACAGCTACATGCGCTTCATCCACCCCGTGCTGACCCGGACATTCGCAACAGTCCGGGCCGCGACGGACTGCCCCATCATCTACTTCCCCAACCGCGGCGGGCCGCTGCTGCGCTCGATGCGGGGACTCGACGTCGATGTGGTTGCCATCGACTGGACCCTGCCGCTCTCGAGGGCCGACCGGCTGCTGGGTGGCGGGCGCGCCCTGCAGGGCAACCTCGATCCCGCCGAACTCTTCGGGCGCCCGCATGCGCTCAGGCGCGCGGCGGATGCCGTGCTTGCCGAAGCGGAAGGCCTGGCGGGGCACATCTTCAGCCTGGGGCACGGGATCGACCGGCGCACCGACCCCGACCAGGTCGCCCGCCTGGTCGACCATGTCCACGAGCGCGGCCGGACGGGCGCGGACTAG
- the hemL gene encoding glutamate-1-semialdehyde 2,1-aminomutase, which produces MTSRSEELFGRARRVLPGGVNSPVRAFKSVGGVPRFIRSARGAYLEDADRNRYLDFMGSWGVAILGHDHPEVRDAAARALTRGTSFGAPSPDEVEIAELIAELVPGIEVVRFVNSGTEATMSAIRLARAVTGRSRIVKFRGGYHGHADAFLVAAGSGAATLGVPSSPGVPPATARQTSIAQFNDLASVEDCFSASEAGVAAVIVEPVAGNMGCVPPADGFLAGLRDLCTRHGALLIFDEVMTGFRVGLTGAQGRYDVTPDLTTLGKVIGGGLPVGAYGGRGELMREIAPDGPVYQAGTLSGNPLAMAAGLAAMRHLAAHPEIYDHTEHLGRLLDRGFAEIGAHARVSIRWNRVGAMGSLFFSESPVVDWPSSEASSSDRFNRLFHGMLDRGIYLPPSSFEAWFWSAAHEEPEIARALQAAAEIIHRMDAQAG; this is translated from the coding sequence GTGACCTCCCGCAGCGAGGAGCTGTTCGGTCGCGCCCGCCGGGTGCTGCCGGGTGGGGTCAACAGCCCGGTGCGCGCGTTCAAGTCGGTCGGGGGGGTGCCCCGCTTCATCCGTTCCGCCCGGGGCGCGTACCTCGAGGACGCCGACCGGAACCGCTATCTCGACTTCATGGGGTCGTGGGGGGTGGCGATCCTGGGACACGACCACCCGGAGGTGCGCGATGCTGCTGCGCGCGCTCTCACCCGCGGCACTTCCTTCGGAGCGCCTTCGCCCGACGAAGTCGAGATCGCCGAGCTCATCGCCGAACTCGTGCCCGGCATCGAGGTGGTGCGCTTCGTCAACTCCGGCACCGAGGCCACCATGAGCGCCATCCGCCTGGCGCGCGCGGTCACCGGCCGCAGCCGGATCGTCAAGTTCAGGGGCGGCTACCACGGGCATGCGGACGCCTTCCTCGTGGCTGCGGGGTCGGGGGCGGCAACACTGGGCGTGCCCTCCAGCCCCGGCGTGCCCCCGGCAACCGCCCGGCAAACCTCCATCGCCCAATTCAACGACCTCGCATCGGTGGAGGACTGCTTCTCCGCCTCGGAGGCGGGCGTTGCCGCGGTCATCGTGGAACCGGTGGCGGGCAACATGGGATGCGTTCCCCCCGCTGACGGGTTCCTGGCCGGCCTGCGTGACCTCTGCACCCGGCACGGCGCCCTGCTGATCTTCGACGAGGTGATGACAGGCTTCCGCGTGGGGCTCACCGGCGCGCAAGGGCGCTACGATGTCACTCCGGACCTCACCACCCTCGGCAAGGTTATCGGCGGCGGGCTCCCGGTGGGCGCATACGGGGGCCGCGGGGAGCTGATGCGCGAGATCGCCCCCGACGGGCCGGTCTACCAGGCCGGCACCCTCTCCGGCAACCCGCTGGCCATGGCCGCGGGACTGGCAGCGATGCGCCACCTCGCGGCGCATCCCGAAATCTACGACCACACCGAACACCTGGGCCGCCTCCTCGACCGCGGTTTCGCCGAGATCGGCGCGCATGCCCGGGTGTCCATCCGCTGGAACCGTGTCGGCGCGATGGGGTCCCTCTTTTTCTCCGAGTCGCCCGTCGTGGACTGGCCGTCCTCCGAAGCGTCATCGAGCGACCGGTTCAACCGGCTCTTCCACGGCATGCTCGATCGCGGCATCTATCTGCCCCCCAGCTCCTTCGAAGCCTGGTTCTGGTCGGCGGCGCACGAGGAGCCCGAGATCGCGCGCGCGCTGCAAGCGGCCGCCGAGATCATCCATCGGATGGACGCCCAGGCAGGATGA
- a CDS encoding uroporphyrinogen-III synthase, producing the protein MGDPVSGVVPLARVRVVTTRSASGDDRLRALLEAAGAEVLAWPTTEYPPPRDARPLEAACARLDRFDWVVFTSARAVAAVGTCPPPTPRVAVVGPATARAAAEAGWAVAVEGRGPGARGLAAQVAATFPLADARVLFPAASGAAPTVEEEFTALGARVSRVDAYRTVVTPPPAERMRRDLAAGMDSVTFASPSAVEAVDRALGGEIAGCLAGLTVVCIGPTTAAALARRGVGNARVAGTATLEGMVEAVVDLLGNPGSGRSDADLEHASSRAAVQLRAAGRPDADLGRATHTLGATAPNPDARA; encoded by the coding sequence ATGGGGGATCCGGTTTCCGGCGTGGTGCCGCTCGCGCGTGTGCGGGTGGTGACGACGCGCAGTGCGTCGGGGGATGATCGGCTGCGCGCATTGCTGGAGGCGGCGGGGGCGGAAGTGCTGGCGTGGCCGACCACCGAGTACCCCCCGCCGCGCGATGCCCGACCGCTGGAGGCGGCGTGTGCGCGGCTCGACCGGTTCGACTGGGTGGTGTTCACCAGCGCGCGCGCGGTGGCGGCCGTGGGGACGTGCCCACCCCCCACCCCCCGAGTCGCCGTGGTGGGTCCGGCCACCGCCCGCGCCGCCGCCGAGGCGGGCTGGGCGGTCGCGGTGGAGGGGCGCGGGCCGGGCGCGCGCGGCCTGGCCGCTCAGGTGGCCGCGACCTTCCCGCTCGCGGACGCGCGCGTGCTCTTTCCGGCCGCCTCGGGGGCCGCGCCCACCGTGGAGGAGGAATTCACCGCGCTGGGGGCCCGCGTCAGCCGGGTGGACGCCTACCGCACGGTGGTGACCCCACCCCCGGCCGAACGGATGCGCCGCGACCTGGCCGCCGGGATGGACTCGGTCACCTTTGCCAGCCCGTCGGCGGTGGAGGCGGTGGACCGCGCTCTGGGCGGGGAGATCGCCGGCTGCCTCGCTGGGTTGACAGTCGTGTGTATCGGCCCCACGACCGCCGCGGCGCTCGCCCGCCGGGGGGTCGGCAATGCGCGGGTGGCGGGTACCGCCACACTGGAGGGCATGGTCGAGGCGGTAGTGGACTTGCTCGGGAACCCCGGCTCGGGGCGTAGCGATGCCGATTTGGAACATGCCTCGTCGCGGGCGGCGGTCCAATTGCGCGCGGCCGGGCGCCCGGATGCGGATTTGGGACGCGCTACGCACACCCTCGGCGCCACTGCCCCCAACCCGGACGCACGCGCGTGA
- a CDS encoding chlorite dismutase family protein: MSDSEGTVAKRPTVLGHFANYRFTARFWEMDGAARRARARAWFDDVRGAADLAHPYLLQGLEAGADVLVWSSVRAEEDEAGARYFMCRAKAEGPNRDIVEPVSTLWGYTRPSEYSKARSAQEVDSFAEERRRYLVVYPFTKTADWYLFGRETRQGMMNEHIRIGKQFRRIKQLLLYSFGLQDQEFVVVYEMDDLRLFSRLVHELRSTEGRRYTASDAPLHTGIFASPDEWLDTLG; this comes from the coding sequence TTGAGCGACAGCGAGGGGACCGTGGCGAAGCGTCCGACGGTGCTCGGGCACTTCGCCAACTATCGTTTCACGGCGCGCTTCTGGGAGATGGACGGGGCGGCCCGACGGGCTCGAGCCCGTGCCTGGTTCGACGATGTGCGGGGCGCCGCGGACCTGGCCCATCCCTATCTGCTGCAAGGCCTCGAAGCCGGAGCCGACGTGCTGGTGTGGAGTTCGGTGCGCGCGGAAGAGGATGAGGCAGGCGCGCGCTATTTCATGTGTCGGGCCAAGGCTGAGGGCCCGAACCGGGACATCGTCGAGCCGGTCAGCACGCTCTGGGGTTACACGCGCCCCTCGGAGTACAGCAAGGCGCGGTCGGCCCAGGAGGTCGATTCCTTCGCCGAGGAGCGCAGGCGGTATCTGGTCGTCTATCCGTTCACCAAGACGGCGGACTGGTATCTTTTCGGGCGTGAGACGCGCCAGGGGATGATGAACGAGCACATTCGCATCGGGAAGCAGTTCCGGCGCATCAAGCAGTTGCTGCTGTATTCGTTCGGGCTCCAGGATCAGGAATTCGTGGTCGTCTACGAGATGGACGATCTGCGGCTGTTTTCCCGGCTCGTGCATGAGCTGCGGAGCACCGAGGGCAGGCGCTACACGGCGAGCGACGCGCCGCTGCACACGGGGATCTTCGCGAGTCCCGACGAGTGGCTGGATACGCTGGGTTAG
- a CDS encoding glycine cleavage system protein T: MSPTFDMALIQRGARLRRSPYFEATLRAGCRSYTVYNHMFLPTRYDDLQAEYEKLLTGVTVWDVSVERQVEITGPDAFEFTNLLTPRDLSRCAVGQGKYVLITAEDGGIVNDPVLLRLGENHFWLALADSDVLLWAKGVALNSGLDVELCEPDVSPMQVQGPKSKEVIRRLFGDEVSGLRYYWFADTDLDGIPVVVTRTGWSGEVGYEIYLRDGSRGMELWDRVMEAGRNLGISPTGPSDIRRIEAGILNYGIDMTLENNPYEVGLGWQVDHDQEGDFIGREALARIAAEGPARALAGVEIAGAALDLNMTRWPVHRDGSEIGLVTSAVYSPRLDRNIGYAMVPVAFGALGTRLGVATPDGERDATVVRKPFVDPGKQIPKS, translated from the coding sequence ATGTCCCCGACCTTCGACATGGCCCTGATCCAGCGCGGCGCCCGGCTGCGCAGATCGCCCTACTTCGAGGCCACCCTGCGCGCGGGCTGCCGAAGCTATACGGTCTACAACCACATGTTCCTCCCGACCCGGTACGACGACCTGCAGGCCGAGTACGAGAAGCTGCTGACCGGGGTGACGGTGTGGGACGTGAGCGTGGAGCGGCAGGTGGAGATCACCGGCCCGGACGCCTTCGAGTTCACCAACCTGCTCACGCCGCGCGACCTCTCCAGGTGCGCCGTCGGCCAGGGCAAGTACGTCCTCATCACCGCCGAGGACGGCGGCATCGTGAACGATCCGGTGCTCCTGCGCCTGGGTGAGAACCACTTCTGGCTGGCGCTGGCCGACAGCGACGTGCTGCTCTGGGCGAAGGGGGTCGCCCTCAACTCCGGGCTCGACGTCGAGCTGTGCGAACCGGATGTGTCGCCCATGCAGGTGCAGGGTCCGAAATCGAAGGAAGTCATCCGCAGGCTCTTCGGCGACGAAGTGAGCGGGTTGCGTTACTATTGGTTCGCCGACACCGACCTGGACGGCATTCCGGTGGTGGTGACGCGCACCGGCTGGAGCGGCGAGGTCGGTTACGAAATCTACCTGCGGGACGGCAGCCGGGGGATGGAACTCTGGGACCGCGTGATGGAAGCAGGACGCAATCTCGGGATTTCCCCTACCGGGCCGTCGGACATCCGCCGCATCGAGGCCGGCATCCTCAACTACGGCATAGACATGACGCTGGAGAACAACCCCTACGAGGTCGGGCTCGGCTGGCAGGTGGACCACGACCAGGAGGGCGACTTCATCGGCCGCGAGGCGCTCGCCCGCATCGCCGCGGAAGGACCCGCGCGCGCCCTGGCCGGAGTCGAGATCGCGGGCGCCGCGCTCGACCTCAACATGACCCGCTGGCCCGTGCATCGGGACGGTTCGGAGATCGGCTTGGTGACGTCGGCGGTGTATTCGCCGCGGCTCGACCGCAACATCGGCTACGCCATGGTGCCCGTGGCATTCGGAGCCCTGGGTACGCGACTCGGCGTAGCCACCCCCGATGGCGAGCGGGACGCCACGGTCGTGCGCAAGCCCTTCGTGGATCCCGGCAAGCAGATCCCCAAGTCGTGA
- a CDS encoding NAD(P)/FAD-dependent oxidoreductase, giving the protein MSGYDAVVVGAGHNALVTAAMLAREGWKVLVLERRGVVGGAAASDELFPGCRVNVAAQDAGLFQREIVSELGLDARELEWVHPPAVATSLTGGGEALTLWRNPVRTRDEIARHSPADAQRFPEWADYLRSMARVLRIALEHPPPILHGASARERLRMLRPLLRAGRLGKRTVVELLRALPLSARDLLDDWFVSDALKGMLATSALPGGRQGPSAMGGAFRMFYHAAGSEACGFRSTVFVKGGLGVLSEALADAARMHGAEVRTGADVESILVEDGVATGVLLAGGEEVFAGCVVSGVDPRSTFFGLVGAPRLGPEFNRKVTNIQLHGTTAALHLLLDGLPPLPEAADRLSGHTLVAPDLEYLERAGDDAKYGRCSARPHLDMVVPTLHNPALAPAGRHLASIQIRYAPYGLRSGSWEDSATHDALLAGALEVLDEFLPGLRERIVDHRLLTPLDLETELGLTGGDEYHGQMGLDQLLFMRPVPGWGRYRTPVERLFLCGSGTHPGGGVTGGPGRLAAREILRDGRRGTPLGGRDQP; this is encoded by the coding sequence GTGAGCGGCTACGACGCGGTCGTCGTGGGGGCGGGGCACAACGCCCTGGTCACGGCGGCCATGCTCGCGCGCGAGGGATGGAAGGTGCTGGTGCTCGAGCGCCGGGGGGTCGTCGGGGGCGCCGCCGCGAGCGATGAGCTCTTTCCCGGCTGCCGGGTCAACGTGGCCGCGCAGGACGCCGGCCTCTTCCAGCGAGAGATCGTCTCCGAACTCGGTCTCGACGCCCGCGAGCTCGAGTGGGTGCATCCGCCTGCGGTGGCCACCTCGCTCACCGGCGGCGGGGAGGCGCTGACGCTCTGGCGCAACCCCGTACGGACCCGCGACGAGATCGCACGCCACAGCCCGGCGGATGCGCAGCGCTTTCCGGAGTGGGCCGACTACCTGCGCTCGATGGCCCGCGTGCTGCGGATCGCTCTGGAGCACCCTCCTCCGATCCTTCACGGCGCTTCCGCCAGGGAACGGCTGCGCATGCTGCGTCCGCTGCTTCGGGCGGGCCGGCTCGGGAAACGCACTGTCGTGGAGCTGCTGCGGGCGCTCCCGCTCTCGGCGCGCGATCTGCTCGACGACTGGTTCGTGAGCGATGCCCTCAAGGGGATGCTCGCCACCAGCGCCCTTCCGGGTGGCCGCCAGGGGCCGAGCGCCATGGGCGGCGCCTTCCGCATGTTCTACCACGCCGCCGGGAGCGAAGCCTGTGGCTTTCGCTCGACCGTCTTCGTCAAGGGCGGCCTGGGCGTGCTCTCGGAGGCCCTGGCGGATGCGGCGCGCATGCACGGAGCGGAAGTCCGCACCGGGGCCGACGTGGAGAGCATTCTGGTCGAGGACGGGGTGGCCACCGGGGTGCTGCTGGCTGGCGGAGAAGAGGTCTTCGCCGGCTGCGTGGTGTCGGGCGTCGACCCCCGCAGCACCTTCTTCGGGCTGGTGGGCGCGCCCCGGCTGGGCCCCGAGTTCAACCGCAAGGTGACCAACATCCAGCTCCACGGGACCACCGCTGCCCTGCACCTGCTGCTCGACGGGCTTCCGCCGCTGCCGGAGGCCGCGGACCGCCTGTCCGGGCACACCCTGGTGGCCCCGGACCTGGAGTACCTGGAGCGGGCCGGCGATGACGCCAAGTACGGGCGCTGCTCGGCGCGCCCGCACCTCGACATGGTGGTTCCGACGCTCCACAACCCCGCACTCGCGCCCGCCGGGCGCCATCTGGCCTCCATACAGATCCGCTACGCTCCGTACGGGCTGCGCTCGGGCAGCTGGGAGGACAGCGCAACCCACGACGCCCTGCTCGCCGGCGCGCTCGAAGTGCTCGACGAGTTCCTCCCCGGCCTGCGCGAGCGCATCGTCGACCACCGCCTGCTTACGCCGCTCGACCTCGAGACCGAACTCGGCCTCACGGGCGGTGACGAATACCACGGACAGATGGGCCTCGACCAACTCCTCTTCATGCGGCCGGTCCCCGGATGGGGCCGGTACCGGACGCCGGTGGAGCGCCTGTTCCTGTGCGGCTCGGGGACCCATCCGGGAGGGGGCGTCACGGGCGGTCCCGGCCGGCTTGCCGCGCGCGAGATCTTGCGCGACGGGAGGCGGGGCACGCCTTTGGGCGGGCGGGATCAACCGTGA